One genomic segment of Catalinimonas alkaloidigena includes these proteins:
- a CDS encoding Crp/Fnr family transcriptional regulator: MIQKHINALMSTFLSEKQPQHFYQNFSHFPNLKIFAKNDVIFREGEEARSSFLLCKGEVFIVKQKQGDQYRLIETLNSREILGLPPILSNDAYTSTAIVKSKAYTFKVLKEELTQFLAEYPMYHLKLAKCLSKKILHYERMIVS, encoded by the coding sequence ATGATCCAGAAACACATCAATGCGTTGATGAGCACTTTTCTTTCGGAAAAGCAACCGCAGCATTTTTATCAGAACTTTTCTCACTTTCCTAACCTAAAGATTTTCGCCAAAAACGATGTGATTTTTAGAGAAGGAGAAGAGGCCAGATCTTCCTTTTTGCTGTGCAAAGGAGAAGTGTTTATAGTGAAACAAAAGCAAGGCGATCAGTATAGACTTATAGAAACATTAAATAGCCGGGAAATCCTGGGCTTACCTCCGATTTTGTCAAATGATGCATATACCTCTACGGCCATCGTTAAAAGCAAGGCTTACACTTTTAAAGTGCTGAAAGAAGAATTAACCCAATTTTTAGCAGAATACCCTATGTATCATCTTAAGCTGGCCAAATGCTTAAGCAAAAAAATCCTTCATTATGAGCGTATGATAGTAAGCTGA
- a CDS encoding Hsp20/alpha crystallin family protein, translated as MKLLTKPKRIMSDFPALFSSFFDDDWFDADSRWLSRVPATNIKEKQDAFMIEMAVPGMSKKDFHINVENGVLTVSTEKEDESNEDKKHYRRREYNYRAFSRSFSLPETVKAEDIQARYEDGLLKLNIPKKEEVKKAPKKEISIQ; from the coding sequence ATGAAACTGCTCACAAAACCTAAAAGAATCATGAGCGATTTTCCCGCACTGTTTTCCAGTTTCTTTGATGACGATTGGTTTGATGCTGATAGCCGGTGGCTTTCCCGCGTTCCAGCTACCAATATCAAGGAAAAACAGGATGCTTTTATGATTGAAATGGCTGTCCCCGGTATGAGCAAAAAAGATTTTCATATCAATGTTGAAAATGGTGTGCTCACGGTGAGTACGGAAAAAGAGGATGAAAGTAATGAAGATAAAAAGCATTATCGCAGAAGAGAGTATAACTACCGCGCTTTCTCCCGTTCTTTTTCCTTGCCTGAAACCGTAAAAGCTGAGGATATTCAAGCCAGGTACGAAGATGGACTTCTCAAACTAAACATTCCTAAAAAAGAAGAAGTCAAGAAGGCCCCTAAAAAAGAGATTAGCATACAATAA
- a CDS encoding zinc-dependent alcohol dehydrogenase family protein, giving the protein MSPLPTQMQAMVLEKAGEALKLTTLPIPQPKAAQLLIKVHACGVCRTDLHIVDGELNQPALPLIPGHEVIGTVVALGENVIHFAKGDRVGIPWLGFTCGHCRYCMQDKENLCENALFTGYTINGGYAEYMVAYEQYCFPISETYDDLHAAPLMCAGLIGYRSYRMCGDHFKRLGIYGFGAAAHLIAQLAVSQGKEVYAFTRPGDTEGQDFAKKLGAVWAGTSETLPPKPLDAAILFAPVGALLVEALKAIDKGGIVVSGGIHMSDIPSFPYRLLWEERQIRSVANLSRKDGQEYLKLAPQVPVRTEIQTYSLKQANQALNDLRAGNVQGAAVLKI; this is encoded by the coding sequence ATGTCACCGCTACCTACTCAAATGCAGGCCATGGTGCTTGAAAAAGCCGGCGAAGCGCTTAAGCTTACTACACTTCCTATCCCTCAGCCAAAAGCAGCTCAGCTGCTGATAAAAGTTCATGCCTGTGGTGTTTGCCGCACCGACCTGCATATTGTAGACGGTGAACTAAACCAACCCGCACTTCCTCTGATCCCCGGTCATGAAGTGATAGGAACAGTGGTGGCACTCGGGGAAAACGTTATACACTTTGCAAAAGGAGATCGGGTAGGCATTCCCTGGCTTGGGTTTACCTGTGGGCATTGCCGCTATTGTATGCAGGATAAAGAGAACCTGTGTGAGAACGCTCTTTTTACCGGATATACGATCAACGGTGGCTATGCAGAATATATGGTAGCATATGAACAATATTGTTTCCCTATATCTGAGACCTATGACGACTTACATGCCGCGCCGCTGATGTGTGCCGGACTGATTGGGTATCGTTCGTACCGCATGTGTGGAGATCATTTTAAGAGACTAGGGATTTATGGCTTTGGTGCCGCCGCCCACCTTATTGCTCAACTTGCAGTTTCACAGGGCAAGGAAGTTTATGCTTTTACCCGCCCCGGTGACACAGAAGGGCAGGATTTTGCCAAAAAGCTCGGGGCTGTGTGGGCAGGAACTTCAGAGACTCTCCCTCCCAAACCCCTGGATGCAGCCATACTTTTTGCTCCGGTAGGAGCTTTGCTTGTAGAAGCCTTAAAGGCGATTGATAAAGGAGGCATTGTGGTAAGCGGAGGCATTCATATGAGTGACATACCATCATTTCCCTACCGCTTGTTGTGGGAAGAACGGCAAATACGCTCTGTAGCCAACTTAAGCAGAAAAGATGGGCAGGAGTATCTCAAACTAGCACCTCAGGTGCCTGTACGTACCGAAATCCAGACATACTCATTAAAACAGGCAAATCAGGCACTCAATGACCTACGCGCAGGCAATGTACAGGGGGCGGCGGTTCTGAAAATTTAA
- a CDS encoding SDR family oxidoreductase has protein sequence MKRVNKKVALVTGGASGLGRSSAILLAREGARVVISDLDDAEGHKVVKQIQEEGGEAIFFKQDVASEASWKDIMNAITSTYGKLHIVANSAGIGVGGNVEEVSLEDWKRLMSINLDGVFLGTKYGIQAMRKHGEGGSIINFSSIEGIIGDPNLPAYNASKGGVTLFSKSAALHCAKAGYRIRVNTIHPGYIWTPMVENYLKAQGSVEEGRKFLDSLHPVGHVGEPDDIGYGVVYLASDESKFVTGSALVIDGGYTAQ, from the coding sequence ATGAAACGTGTAAATAAAAAAGTTGCCCTGGTAACCGGTGGCGCATCAGGATTGGGCCGTTCCAGCGCTATCCTTCTTGCCAGAGAAGGTGCCAGGGTTGTGATAAGCGACCTTGATGATGCTGAGGGTCATAAGGTGGTGAAGCAAATACAGGAAGAAGGGGGGGAGGCAATTTTTTTTAAACAGGATGTAGCCTCCGAAGCCTCGTGGAAAGATATTATGAACGCAATCACCAGTACCTACGGTAAGCTGCACATTGTGGCCAATTCAGCCGGTATAGGAGTGGGGGGTAATGTTGAAGAGGTGAGCCTGGAAGACTGGAAAAGACTGATGAGCATCAACCTTGACGGTGTGTTTTTAGGTACCAAATATGGTATCCAAGCCATGAGAAAGCATGGGGAAGGTGGATCTATCATCAATTTTTCATCTATTGAAGGTATTATCGGTGACCCTAATTTACCGGCTTACAATGCCAGTAAAGGGGGAGTTACTTTATTCTCCAAGTCCGCAGCGCTTCACTGCGCCAAAGCGGGCTACCGCATTCGTGTCAATACTATTCATCCCGGCTATATCTGGACCCCTATGGTAGAAAATTACCTGAAAGCTCAGGGAAGTGTGGAAGAAGGGCGTAAGTTTCTTGACAGCCTGCATCCGGTAGGCCATGTAGGGGAACCGGATGACATCGGCTACGGCGTAGTTTATCTTGCCTCAGATGAATCAAAATTTGTCACTGGGTCAGCGCTGGTGATTGACGGCGGTTATACTGCGCAATAA
- a CDS encoding PAS domain-containing sensor histidine kinase, which yields MEKFSSHKKLLNALFQSASEGIIVVDEWGDIVMANPTCLQMFGYTDTELIGKPLEILISAELKHVHSRHRTGFFKEPKNRPMGEGRMLHGESAAGNIFPVEVSLSHMEVEGEKFAIGFVVDISERKKSELALQQEKAVAQRYLDVAASIFLVLDTAGKVVQINRKGTQIMGYSEGEMRGKEWFEHFLPDTEKERVREVFNKLIHENLMVVENFVNPVLTRDRGERLIEWQNALIQDEQGRAVTILSSGVDITEKRKAEKDLMQALIEGQEVERERIAKELHDGLGQSLTAMRLNLNALDIHCTEVGPDARALFEQLKILVYNTTQDVKSIAKNLMPGVLRNSGLVEGLTYLCNSLSDLNAVKVYFQAYQMDKKLDSTQSIGLYRIAQELLNNALKHGKASEINVQLIGHQNSIVLMVEDNGVGFEKNTSSKGNGLGLKNIETRVNALNGCSLIDTHASKGTSVTVEIPL from the coding sequence ATGGAAAAATTTTCCTCACATAAGAAACTTCTCAATGCCTTATTTCAGTCTGCTTCAGAAGGGATTATCGTGGTGGATGAATGGGGTGACATTGTAATGGCAAATCCTACCTGCCTGCAAATGTTTGGATATACAGACACTGAGTTGATTGGTAAACCTTTAGAAATTTTAATTTCTGCAGAGCTTAAGCATGTACATTCCAGGCATAGAACGGGCTTTTTCAAGGAGCCCAAAAACAGGCCTATGGGAGAAGGAAGAATGCTACATGGCGAAAGCGCTGCCGGAAATATTTTCCCGGTAGAGGTAAGTCTGAGTCATATGGAGGTTGAAGGTGAAAAATTTGCCATTGGCTTTGTCGTAGACATCAGCGAGCGCAAAAAATCTGAATTGGCCCTGCAACAGGAAAAGGCAGTTGCTCAACGGTACCTGGATGTGGCGGCCTCCATTTTTTTGGTACTGGATACAGCAGGTAAAGTAGTGCAGATCAATCGCAAGGGCACACAGATCATGGGCTATAGTGAAGGTGAGATGAGAGGGAAAGAGTGGTTTGAGCATTTTTTGCCCGATACTGAAAAAGAAAGAGTGCGAGAAGTATTCAATAAATTGATTCATGAAAATCTGATGGTAGTAGAAAACTTTGTAAATCCGGTATTGACAAGAGACAGAGGAGAGAGGTTGATTGAGTGGCAAAACGCGCTGATACAGGATGAACAAGGCCGTGCTGTAACAATATTGAGTTCAGGAGTAGATATTACCGAAAAAAGGAAGGCTGAAAAAGATCTCATGCAAGCTTTGATTGAAGGACAGGAGGTGGAAAGAGAACGCATAGCCAAAGAACTGCATGATGGCCTAGGTCAGTCACTCACAGCCATGCGATTGAACCTGAATGCACTTGATATCCACTGTACAGAAGTGGGGCCGGATGCAAGGGCGTTATTTGAACAGCTCAAAATATTGGTATACAACACAACGCAGGATGTAAAGTCCATCGCGAAAAATCTGATGCCGGGCGTACTCAGGAATTCGGGACTGGTAGAGGGTCTGACATATCTGTGTAATTCCCTCAGCGACTTAAATGCGGTCAAAGTATACTTCCAGGCTTACCAAATGGACAAAAAGCTTGATAGCACACAAAGCATAGGCCTGTACAGGATCGCACAGGAGTTGCTCAACAATGCACTGAAACATGGTAAAGCTTCAGAGATCAATGTGCAACTGATAGGACACCAGAATAGTATCGTGTTAATGGTAGAGGACAATGGAGTAGGTTTTGAAAAAAATACTTCTTCAAAGGGGAATGGATTGGGTTTAAAGAATATTGAAACCCGGGTTAATGCTTTGAATGGCTGCTCATTGATAGACACTCATGCCAGTAAGGGCACATCAGTTACAGTAGAAATTCCGCTTTAA
- a CDS encoding universal stress protein, producing the protein MNTKKILILVDFSEVSMSLMRYGLALSRHLGAEVWIQYVYYIPPNFAGEVYIPVDALENYKKKVHKQFENLRKEHAEFKNVNFVMNYGDLLTETNRLIEQEDIGLVVMGKKGGGFLTNVLGSNTLKMIEHARCPVLSVPEDIEFEVFHHLALAIDLKDTKSEIFHFLVDFAQAFSSKVDIIHVSEAPVAIDATKLQPAIETAFSDVPHQFFHIHAVDVEKSIEKHMVGNSVDLLVLLPRSHSFFDRLFQKRITRQAAFQSKVPLLSIHI; encoded by the coding sequence ATGAATACAAAGAAAATATTAATTCTCGTTGATTTTAGCGAAGTTTCCATGTCATTGATGCGGTATGGCCTGGCCCTGTCCCGGCATCTTGGCGCTGAAGTATGGATACAATACGTATATTACATTCCCCCCAATTTTGCGGGCGAAGTTTACATACCGGTGGATGCATTAGAGAATTATAAGAAAAAAGTGCATAAACAGTTTGAAAATCTCCGCAAGGAACACGCTGAGTTTAAAAATGTGAATTTTGTCATGAACTACGGTGATTTGCTTACTGAAACCAACCGCCTGATAGAGCAGGAAGATATTGGTCTGGTGGTCATGGGAAAAAAGGGAGGAGGCTTTCTGACCAATGTCCTGGGAAGTAATACCCTAAAGATGATTGAACATGCCCGTTGTCCGGTATTGTCGGTACCCGAAGATATTGAATTTGAAGTCTTTCACCATCTTGCCCTTGCTATTGATTTAAAGGATACCAAGAGTGAAATTTTTCATTTTCTGGTAGATTTCGCCCAGGCTTTTTCTTCAAAGGTAGATATCATCCATGTGAGTGAAGCACCGGTGGCCATAGACGCGACCAAGCTACAGCCTGCTATTGAAACGGCTTTTAGCGATGTGCCCCACCAGTTTTTTCACATTCACGCGGTAGATGTAGAAAAAAGCATTGAAAAGCATATGGTAGGCAACAGTGTGGATTTACTGGTACTGCTGCCCAGGTCACACTCCTTTTTTGACAGATTATTTCAGAAGCGGATTACACGGCAGGCAGCATTTCAGAGCAAAGTGCCTCTTTTGAGCATTCATATATGA
- a CDS encoding DUF892 family protein, producing MKKKDTLLNTALAQLANLYQAELLIRDFLKVLQHYASTDDLKWQIFGQRHQVEARNKRLRVLLASFDHQKNSASGEEVHGILRHGLKMIKQFPHDEDKDLPVIHVLMLVHHYMRSAYSILGSYFLKCGYPMEAKQVQKYAREEESAIEEDMRVHEAILLD from the coding sequence ATGAAGAAAAAAGATACTTTACTTAATACGGCATTAGCGCAGCTTGCTAATCTCTACCAGGCAGAACTGCTGATACGGGATTTCTTAAAAGTACTTCAACATTATGCCAGCACTGATGATCTCAAATGGCAAATTTTTGGACAGCGACACCAGGTTGAAGCCAGGAATAAACGGCTTAGGGTGTTGCTTGCTTCTTTTGATCACCAAAAAAATTCAGCCAGTGGTGAGGAGGTTCATGGAATACTCCGCCATGGTTTGAAAATGATCAAACAGTTCCCACATGATGAAGACAAAGATCTGCCTGTCATTCATGTTTTAATGTTGGTTCATCATTATATGAGGTCTGCTTACAGCATCCTGGGAAGCTATTTTCTAAAATGTGGATATCCTATGGAAGCAAAGCAGGTGCAGAAATATGCCCGGGAAGAGGAAAGTGCGATTGAAGAAGATATGCGTGTACACGAGGCGATTCTACTTGATTAG
- a CDS encoding response regulator has protein sequence MDKIKILLVDDHKMIRDGIRASLAGTADISVVEEAASAREALKKIAQHPSIDVVVMDISLGEGEDGISVTKTITEKYQGVNILAMSMHDEETHVIKMLQAGAIGYMLKDQGMSDLVEAIRTVAGGESFFSKDVSELLMSHFVRKKTKPNAKKDMVNLTRREIEVLKKIAEEYTNQEIAEALFISPRTVDTHRRNLILKLNVKNTAGLVKYAISQQLIDM, from the coding sequence ATGGATAAAATCAAGATACTGCTTGTAGATGATCACAAAATGATCAGAGATGGCATCAGAGCATCATTGGCAGGGACTGCTGATATCAGTGTGGTAGAAGAAGCTGCTTCAGCCCGAGAAGCCTTGAAAAAAATTGCGCAACATCCCTCCATTGATGTAGTGGTTATGGATATTAGCCTGGGGGAGGGTGAAGATGGAATTAGCGTAACCAAGACAATTACGGAAAAATATCAGGGCGTAAATATCCTTGCCATGTCCATGCACGACGAGGAGACGCATGTAATCAAAATGCTACAGGCAGGGGCTATTGGTTATATGCTCAAAGATCAGGGAATGAGTGATCTGGTAGAAGCCATCAGAACAGTTGCTGGTGGTGAGAGTTTTTTCAGCAAAGATGTATCTGAATTATTGATGAGCCATTTTGTGCGCAAAAAGACAAAGCCCAATGCAAAAAAAGATATGGTAAACCTTACCAGGAGAGAGATAGAAGTACTAAAAAAGATCGCGGAAGAATATACAAATCAGGAGATTGCCGAAGCGTTGTTTATTAGTCCCAGAACGGTTGATACCCACAGAAGAAATCTGATACTCAAACTCAACGTAAAAAATACGGCTGGCCTCGTAAAGTACGCGATCAGCCAACAATTAATAGATATGTAA
- a CDS encoding universal stress protein, with product MKNILIPTDFSDCANEAAKVAIKLAAQSGATLRFIHLMETPFNWLSQGVDLEKRYPDVSKKVRLARNELNKLLDQAEKSSVLAKVDIEYNQDYSMIIKYIEMHAIDLVVMGSHGVKGIKELFIGSNTQKIVRLSPVPVLVIKHAQQSSELKRIVFVYDFEETAHQHFLTLADFAALVGAEVDLLFINTPLNFKESKEIELKLEEYAQLKPSQIGNKRVYNSFSFEKGLLAYCAENSVDMVAMLTHGRKGINRLMNSSITERVINHINIPVWSFNIQSAHS from the coding sequence ATGAAAAATATACTTATACCTACCGATTTTTCTGATTGCGCAAATGAAGCAGCGAAGGTTGCTATTAAACTTGCCGCTCAGAGTGGTGCGACACTGCGCTTTATACATCTTATGGAAACACCTTTCAACTGGCTGAGCCAGGGGGTGGATCTGGAGAAAAGGTATCCTGATGTGAGTAAGAAAGTGAGGCTTGCAAGAAACGAATTGAATAAACTGCTAGATCAGGCAGAAAAATCTTCAGTATTAGCCAAAGTAGACATAGAATACAATCAGGATTATTCTATGATCATAAAATATATTGAGATGCATGCGATTGATCTGGTCGTAATGGGCTCTCATGGGGTTAAAGGTATCAAGGAATTATTCATTGGGTCCAATACGCAGAAAATTGTGCGCCTTTCTCCCGTTCCGGTTTTGGTGATCAAACATGCTCAGCAGTCGTCTGAACTGAAACGGATTGTATTTGTCTACGACTTTGAAGAAACAGCCCATCAACATTTTCTGACCCTGGCGGATTTCGCAGCGCTTGTGGGAGCTGAAGTTGATCTGTTATTTATCAATACACCTCTTAATTTTAAAGAAAGCAAAGAGATAGAGCTTAAGCTGGAAGAGTATGCCCAGCTTAAACCCTCACAGATCGGAAATAAACGTGTTTACAATAGCTTCAGCTTTGAGAAAGGGCTGCTGGCATACTGTGCGGAAAATAGTGTGGATATGGTGGCTATGCTTACTCACGGACGAAAAGGCATTAACCGGCTGATGAACAGCAGCATTACCGAAAGAGTAATTAACCACATTAATATTCCGGTTTGGAGTTTCAATATCCAATCCGCTCATAGTTAG
- a CDS encoding pyridoxamine 5'-phosphate oxidase family protein, translated as MTGQLTDHQIDTLLTTNLSGKLGCCAADQPYVVPIAYAFYQGYIYSHTREGAKVDIMRRNPNICFEVDEIDNMANWRSVIVQGEFEELNGEEAEEGMLILKNRLSPYQISVYSLFLWDIQTKKLATKAQSSEVIFRIRIHEKSGRFEKSE; from the coding sequence ATGACAGGACAGCTTACAGACCATCAGATAGACACGCTACTTACCACTAATTTATCGGGTAAACTGGGTTGCTGTGCAGCCGACCAGCCCTATGTTGTACCCATAGCCTATGCCTTTTATCAAGGCTACATATACAGCCATACCCGGGAAGGTGCCAAAGTAGATATTATGCGCAGAAACCCCAATATATGCTTTGAAGTTGATGAGATTGATAATATGGCAAACTGGAGAAGTGTAATTGTACAGGGCGAATTTGAAGAACTTAATGGAGAAGAGGCCGAAGAAGGAATGCTTATACTAAAAAACCGCCTTTCCCCTTACCAGATTAGTGTATACAGCCTGTTTCTCTGGGACATTCAGACCAAAAAATTAGCTACCAAAGCTCAAAGTTCAGAAGTAATCTTCCGTATCCGCATTCATGAGAAAAGCGGAAGGTTTGAAAAAAGTGAATAA
- a CDS encoding AI-2E family transporter: protein MNQSLKILQITFFAAVILYVGQALWVTLSFAMLLSFVLYPSCHWLENHRVPRFLSITIVMIIFCILLSLLLALLVQQFYGFLEQWPELSGKIRVQLDRLLVTTEEFFALDQDWWRNFFTTASQSILQQLPKTLLNTSVSTLLVLLVPVFSGLILYYRDLLVAFVLRIIPKRWKVDYQSVLKEVLQTYFSFIKGMTLVYLIVGLLNSIGLMLIGIPQAFFFGFVASILTFIPYVGITVGALLPITVAWLTYDSVLYPIGVIVVFVIVQILEANIIFPVAVSFKLRINTFVTMVAIVAGGILWGASGMILFIPFLAILKLLAEKVSQLRALAILLGTTQDLKKYNHGKTSHPKKKPPASMHNKA from the coding sequence ATGAACCAATCATTAAAAATCCTTCAAATAACATTTTTCGCAGCAGTCATCCTGTATGTAGGGCAGGCGCTTTGGGTCACCTTAAGCTTTGCCATGTTGCTTAGTTTTGTGCTATATCCTTCGTGTCACTGGTTGGAGAACCACCGGGTACCTCGGTTTTTATCCATCACCATTGTAATGATCATTTTTTGTATTCTGCTCTCATTGTTACTGGCATTGCTGGTACAGCAGTTTTATGGATTTCTGGAACAATGGCCCGAGCTATCGGGAAAAATAAGGGTTCAACTAGATAGGCTGTTAGTCACCACAGAGGAGTTTTTTGCCCTGGACCAGGACTGGTGGCGTAACTTCTTCACTACTGCTTCTCAAAGTATTTTGCAACAACTACCTAAAACATTACTTAATACCTCTGTATCTACTTTATTAGTACTACTGGTACCCGTCTTTAGCGGGCTCATACTCTACTACCGTGACCTGCTGGTAGCTTTTGTTTTACGGATCATCCCCAAGCGCTGGAAAGTAGACTACCAAAGTGTGCTCAAAGAAGTACTGCAAACCTATTTTTCTTTCATCAAAGGAATGACCCTGGTGTATTTGATCGTTGGCCTGTTGAATAGTATAGGCCTTATGCTGATAGGCATACCTCAGGCATTTTTCTTTGGGTTTGTAGCCTCCATTCTTACTTTTATTCCATATGTAGGTATTACTGTGGGGGCTTTGCTTCCTATTACTGTTGCCTGGCTTACCTATGATTCTGTATTATATCCCATCGGTGTAATCGTGGTGTTTGTCATCGTACAGATTCTGGAAGCTAACATTATCTTTCCGGTGGCGGTTAGCTTTAAACTACGCATCAATACATTTGTAACTATGGTAGCCATCGTGGCCGGAGGAATTCTCTGGGGAGCAAGTGGCATGATACTTTTTATTCCGTTTCTGGCGATACTCAAACTGCTTGCTGAAAAGGTAAGTCAGTTACGGGCACTTGCCATACTGCTGGGCACTACGCAGGACCTTAAGAAATACAATCACGGAAAAACTTCACATCCTAAGAAAAAGCCTCCTGCGTCCATGCACAACAAAGCTTGA